TGCTCTGGAGCAATATTTTACAGATTATTCATCCACCCATAGTGAAAGCAGCGAATTATCTGAGGAACAACTGGACAGTTCAGACCGGCTGGCCAGCGATTTACTTGACGAAGCCATCTGGAAGTCACGCAACGATCTGGAGGGCATGCTTCCGGATGAGAAAACCATTATCGTTGCCGATACCAATTGGGGCTCGGCTGATAACCATAAACAATTTGGTTTTACCTTAAGTCCGCATAACGGCAATGTGAAGTTTGTCCAGATAGACGAGCTGGGGGTCATGACCACCAAAGAAGCCGACAGATGGTTTTCGCCGTCAACGGCTATTCTCACAGATATGAGCCAATACAGCTAGGAGGCATTATGGAGCAATCACACCTGCAATGGGAAATTGCCGGTATCCTTTTTACCGGCAGCACCGAACTGGATACTCAGGAGCGGCCGTTATTTGCTATTAAGGTAGACGGCAAAACTTATAGCCATATTTCCCGGTTGCTGGCAGCTTACCCTTGCCTGCAACAGCCGGATGCGGCCGGGATCAGCGCCCGGATCCTGCTGTTTTTACACAAGGGGGAGCAAAACAGGGTTATTACCGATACCGACGGCTTCAGGCAAAGCTATAAATCACGTTTATTACAAGAGCAACTGAATGAAAAGCTGACACCTTTGTATCGCCAGCATCCTGTATTTGATGTCAGCCGTATCCAGCCGCCGCAATGGCAAAACCGGGTGCTTGGCTTCTTTTTTATTGAGCATAACAGCCGTCTGCCCTATTACGTGAGCTATGAATTCCAGGCAGCGGATGCGCCCAAGGAACAAGCATCTATGCCTGGCAAGCAAGCCCATGAAGCGTCCGGTTTACAATGTCGTTTATTAGCAGCCGTGTAGCCGCAGCGAAAATATAATAAAAAAGTCCGCAATAACTTAAGTGATTGCGGACTTTTTTCTGTCTGATTTATCGGGGCCTTATTGGCAATAAATACCCTTAAGGCGGTCAAGTAAAGCTAAATCCTGACTGGTTAAACGTCCCAGTTGCAACCAGTTGATAAAGCTTTGCTGCAGATCCACCGAACCGCCGGATGACATCTGCTCCTGCATCAGGCGTACCTGCGCCTGCATCCTGTCCTGGGCCAATTCTGCCGGCGATTCCACCCCGGCCAGGATTTCCAGCTCCAGGGTTTTTTCTTTTCTGTCGACAACTTCGGTAGCCGCCAGCACTTCCTGCACCTTTTTCTGCCAGAAGGCAGACAGGCCGCTGAGTTCGTCGGCGGAGGTGATCTTATCGGAAGCAATTTCCGTTAAGGCATTGAACAGGGTCAGCCAGATCTGTTTTTCCTTTTCAGATTTGTGCTTTTCGATTGCCTCATCTATTCCTTTGATTTGCGCTTCAATAGCATTTGCCACTGCCTTGATCACCGGCTTAGTCGCAATCACTTGCTCCAGCAACTCCTGGGTTTGCTGCCTGATTGCAGAAAACTCCGCCAGCTCCCTGGCCTGCCCGAACTGAGTTGCCAAGCCTTGCAGCTGGCTTTCAAACTCGGCCTGCTGAGCAGATTGCGCCTGTTGCTGCTCGTTTTTCAGTAAGTCGCGCTTTTTAAATAACTCATCATTGACGGCACGAAAACGTTGCCATAACTTATTTTCTTCGCGGGGACCGGCATAGCCGACATTACGCCACTTGGCCTGGATCGCTTTAACCTGTTCGATAGCGTCGGTGATATCCGCCCCTTCCTCCGTTGCCGTTAGCTGGGCCCGGGCCTTTTCAATCAGGACATTTTTTTGTGCGATATTATCCTGATGGAAATCACGTATCGCCGATTTTAACGGCTGCAGCGCCTGGTTATAGTCATGCAGCAGCCCTTTATATTTCGCCCGGTCAACTTCTCCCGTGCCCTGCCACTGATGGTTTAATTTATTCAGGCCGGCATCCAGATGCTTAAAATCCACCGGTGTTTTTTCCAGCTCTGCCGACAGAGCTTTTGCCTGTTCGATGATCTCTAATCTTTTCGCCAGGTTTTGCTCGCGCAGGCTTTCCTGTTCGGCAAAATATAAACGGCACGGGGCAAAAGCCTGTTCAACCGCCTGGTTGAAGTCATGGTTTAAGGTTTTATCCACATCTTCATCGGCATGTCCTAAAGAGTTCCATACTTTACGGTACTGCTTGATTTTTGCCGCCAATTCATTGGGATTGTCTATCGGCTGTTCAATCAGCTGTTTTACTTCATCAAGCAACTGCTGCTTTCTCGGGGTGGCGATATAGTGCTCCCAGTCGCTGAGCTCGGCGATTTTTTCGCTGACCTGATCAAAATCCCTTTGCAGCCTGTGTTGCTGGCTGGCCGACAAACGCTCAAAATTGCCCTTAATGCGTTTAAACACGCCAAAAGACGCCTTGTACTTACCACTGGCCAGCAAGCGCTTAAGTTCGGGCATTTTTTTCTGTACCTGCCTGAACAGGCCTTGCTGCTCCTGCTGCAAGGGTTTCAAGCCCGTGCGCCAGTGCTGGGAAAGCTCCTGGTAGGCGGCCTTAATTGATTCGGGTAAAACGCCATCCGCCTGTTTCTCTGTTGTTTTCCATTCCTGTAACCAGGCATCGAAGATAGGCTGGCGCTCATTAAGCTCTTCTATGGTTTGCGGCAGGGCCAGTTGCGAGATCCTGGAAATTAAATGGGTGGCGTCACTGACCGACTGGGCGATAACAGGCAACTTACTCAGTTTTGCCTGCTGCTGGCGTATGGTTTGCTGGTAAGCCGCAATTTCCTGTTCATTCAGTATCGATGCGGCAATTTTTTCGCTTAATGCCGCCAGCTTGTTACCGAAGGCGTTTTCATCGAGCGTAGTGTTTTCAAATACCGCCGTGGTCAATGCCTGGCTTAGGTCATTAAGCTCCCGGTCAAAACTGTCTTTGGCGATTTGTTTGTTTTTCTGCAGCTCTTTTTCTATTAAAGATTGCTGATAAGCCTCTTCTTTCGGGGCAAAAAGTTTCACCAGCTGCTTGCCGATGCTTTGGTATTTTTCAGTAAAACCAGCCTGTTCTTCGTCCGTTAAACATAAGAGGTCTTCCTGCGCCGCCTGCCACTCGGTTTGCAGCTGTTCGCGCTTGCTCAGCACCTGTTCGTAATCTGTAACATCTTTTAATGCCAGCAGCTTAGATAACAATAACTGGACTTGCTTTTTCACTTTCCCCGGCTTTTGTGCCAGTTCTGTGATCTGGTTGATTTTATCCGTGATCAGCTGGCTGACTTCGTCATTCACCGCTTTTTTCAGGAATTTTTCCAATACGGTCACTTCCCCGGTTTGCTCGACAAAAAAGAGCTGTACCTGGGGATCTTGCTTTTGCACGAACAACTGCTGCATCAGCTGGGGTTTATTGATTTTTTTATAAAGTTCAATGATCAGCCCGGCATCGCTTTCCTTATGCAGCCAGGGTTCAAGCATGGCCACGGTGGCCTGCTCCTTTAAAAAAGCCACTTTAGTTTCGCTGGTAAGTTTCAGCTCATGTTGGTCTTGCAGCATCAAACTAATCTGCTGGCGGGCAAACTCTTTTACCTTGCCATTGGAATTGTTTTGACTGGTTTTAAGCCAGAGCTCAAAATCGGCCAGCTTGATCAGGGCGGCACGACGCACCAGTTCATTGTCATCTTCGTTGAGCAGCTGAAGTAAAACTTCCCGGTCCTGGCTATTTTCAGCAGTTAAATCTTCACTGATCGCCGTGATCCGGATAGTACTGTCCTTGTGCTGCCATCTGGCTTTATTTGCTTTAAATAGTTTGGAAAAAATCATAAATCAGAAAACCTGGCTATAGTGTTATCGTCTGAACCGCTCTCCGCCTGGGGCTGGCTAAACTCTTTTTTTAATTCCCGTTTGGTTTTTGTCACTATCTGACCATCGCTGCCAACACTCATAAATTCTGTGGCATCTAAACGGCGGGACTGATACGCCATCGAAATCTGTAAGGCCGATTCCTGCTGGGCACTGTCTACCGGGGTGCCTTCCGGCCACTTGCCCGTTTCTGCCGCGCATTTAAGCCTGAGGTA
This genomic window from Thalassomonas viridans contains:
- a CDS encoding YeaC family protein produces the protein MDLLQLVDNLSHEMYLRLKCAAETGKWPEGTPVDSAQQESALQISMAYQSRRLDATEFMSVGSDGQIVTKTKRELKKEFSQPQAESGSDDNTIARFSDL
- a CDS encoding DUF349 domain-containing protein, with amino-acid sequence MIFSKLFKANKARWQHKDSTIRITAISEDLTAENSQDREVLLQLLNEDDNELVRRAALIKLADFELWLKTSQNNSNGKVKEFARQQISLMLQDQHELKLTSETKVAFLKEQATVAMLEPWLHKESDAGLIIELYKKINKPQLMQQLFVQKQDPQVQLFFVEQTGEVTVLEKFLKKAVNDEVSQLITDKINQITELAQKPGKVKKQVQLLLSKLLALKDVTDYEQVLSKREQLQTEWQAAQEDLLCLTDEEQAGFTEKYQSIGKQLVKLFAPKEEAYQQSLIEKELQKNKQIAKDSFDRELNDLSQALTTAVFENTTLDENAFGNKLAALSEKIAASILNEQEIAAYQQTIRQQQAKLSKLPVIAQSVSDATHLISRISQLALPQTIEELNERQPIFDAWLQEWKTTEKQADGVLPESIKAAYQELSQHWRTGLKPLQQEQQGLFRQVQKKMPELKRLLASGKYKASFGVFKRIKGNFERLSASQQHRLQRDFDQVSEKIAELSDWEHYIATPRKQQLLDEVKQLIEQPIDNPNELAAKIKQYRKVWNSLGHADEDVDKTLNHDFNQAVEQAFAPCRLYFAEQESLREQNLAKRLEIIEQAKALSAELEKTPVDFKHLDAGLNKLNHQWQGTGEVDRAKYKGLLHDYNQALQPLKSAIRDFHQDNIAQKNVLIEKARAQLTATEEGADITDAIEQVKAIQAKWRNVGYAGPREENKLWQRFRAVNDELFKKRDLLKNEQQQAQSAQQAEFESQLQGLATQFGQARELAEFSAIRQQTQELLEQVIATKPVIKAVANAIEAQIKGIDEAIEKHKSEKEKQIWLTLFNALTEIASDKITSADELSGLSAFWQKKVQEVLAATEVVDRKEKTLELEILAGVESPAELAQDRMQAQVRLMQEQMSSGGSVDLQQSFINWLQLGRLTSQDLALLDRLKGIYCQ